From the Sphingomonas sabuli genome, the window TGATCGATTCGCCGATCGCCGACATGAAGAACGTCGGCCCGCGCGAAGGCGGATCGATCACCGCCGCTCAGTTCATCAAGCGCTTCGTCGACGCCGGCGTGCGCTGGGCGCACCTCGACATCGCTGGCATGGCTTGGGCCGACAAGGCAGCGGCTACCTACGACAAGGGTGCGACCGGGTTCGGCGTGCGCTTGCTCGACCAGTACGTAGCCGACCAGCTCGAAGGCTGAGCCAGCGGTGCGCGTCGACTTCTACCAGCTCGGCGCTACCCCGATGGAGCAGGTCATCGCCAGCCTGTCGGAGAAACTGCTCAGGGACGACGAGCGGCTGCTGGTCGTCGCCGATGACGAGGCGCAACTGGTACGGCTCGACCGGCTGTTATGGGACCAGGGCCCGACCAGCTTCCTGCCCCATGGCCTGTCCGGCGGAGCCGACGACGCGCGTCAGCCGGTGCTGCTGTCCGCCAGCGCCGACAACGCCAACCGCGCCCGCAACCTGCTGATCGCCGACGGGCACTGGCGCGACGCGGCCCTGTCCTTCACGCGCGCTTTTTACCTGTTTGACGAGGACACGATCGGCGAGGCTCGCAAGGCGTGGAAGGCCTTGGGCACGCGCGACGGGGTCGAACGCCATTACTGGGCCAACGAAGGCGGCCGCTGGAACGAGAAGGCCAGCGGCTAGCGGGTCGGGTAGTTGGGGGCTTCCCGCGTGATCGACACGTCGTGGACATGGCTTTCGGACAGGCCGGCGTTGGTGATCCGGACGAAACGCGCGCGCTTCTGCAAGTCCTCGATCGTCGCGGCGCCGGTGTAACCCATCGCCGCCTTCACCCCGCCAACCAGCTGGTGAACGATCTCGCGAACCGGGCCCTTGTAGGGCACCTGCCCTTCGATCCCTTCGGGCACCAGCTTCAGCTGGTCGGCCACGTCCTGCTGGAAATACCGGTCGGCCGAGCCGCGGGCCATCGCGCCGACCGAGCCCATGCCGCGATACGACTTGTACGCCCGCCCCTGGTACAGGAACGTCTCGCCCGGCGCTTCCTCGGTCCCGGCCAGCAGCGATCCGACCATTACCGTAGAGGCTCCCGCGGCCAGCGCCTTGGCGATATCGCCGCTGGTGCGGATGCCGCCGTCGGCGATCACCGGCACGCCGCTTTCGGCCGCGGCCTTCGACGCTTCGATGATCGCGGTCAGCTGCGGCACCCCGACGCCGGCAACGATCCGGGTGGTGCAGATGGAGCCCGGCCCGATGCCGACCTTGATCGCGTCGGCCCCGGCCCCGGCCAGCGCCCGCGCGGCTTCGGCGGTGGCCACGTTGCCGGCGATGACCTGGACCGAATTCGAGATGGCCTTGACCCGCTCGACCGCCTTGCCGACTTCGATGTTGTGACCATGGGCGGTGTCGATGACGATGCAGTCGCAGCCCGCATCGATCAGCGCTTGCGACCTCTCGAAGCCCTTGTCCCCGACCGTCGTCGCCGCAGCGACGCGCAGCCGGCCCTCGGCATCCTTGGTCGCATTGGGGGCGGCGACGGCCTTTTCGATATCCTTGACGGTGATCAGCCCGACGCAGCGGCTATCGTCGTCGACCACCAGCAGCTTTTCGATCCGACGCTGATGGAGAATGCGCATCGCCTCCTCCTGGCTGGTGCCGATCCGCACCGTGGCCAGATTGTCGCGGGTCATCAGCTCCGAAATCGGCTGGCGCATGTTTTCGGCGAAGCGAACGTCGCGGTTGGTGACGATGCCGACCAGCTTGCCCGACTGTTCGACCACCGGGATGCCGCTGATGCGGTGGGTCTTCATCAGCTCCAGCGCTTCGGCCAGCTTCTGGTCCGGGCGCATGGTGATCGGGTTGACGACCATGCCGCTTTCGAAGCGCTTGACCGCACGCACCGCCGCCGACTGCTCCTCGACCGACAGGTTGCGGTGCAACACGCCGATCCCGCCCAGCTGGGCAAGGGCGATCGCCATGTCGGCTTCGGTCACCGTGTCCATCGCAGAGGACAGGACGGGGATATTCAGCGGTATTTCGCGCGTCAGGCGCGTGCGCGTATCCGCCTGGCTGGGCAGGACGGAGGATTCGAGCGGTTGCAGGAGCACGTCGTCGAACGTGAGCCCCAGCGGGATGTCGGATGCGTTTTGGAGGTCGGCCATATCGGCCCATGGCAAATGACGCGCGATTCGCCAAGGGCGTAGGGCCGAACCCCTTACAGGACCGCCAGGTGCCGGTTGTCGAAGGCCTGCGAATAGTCCTTGGCGATTTCGACCTTGCGCTCCATCGCTTCGAGGATCGGCACGGAGAAGTCGACGCCGGCCAGGCGCGAGCAGCTGCCGAGGTTGCCGGGCGAAAAGACGTTCACCTCGAGGATCTTGTCGCCGACGATGTCGATACCGACAAGAAACATGCCGTCCGCAACCAGTTTCGGCCGGATCAACTCCGCGACCTTCAGTTCGGTCTTGCCGATCTCCACCGCTTCGGCGGTCCCGCCGGCGTGGATGTTGGACCGGATGTCGTCTTTCGACGCGACCCGGCGCAGCGCGGCATACTTGCCGTCAATCTGCAGCGGAACGCCATTCATCAGGAAGAGGCGGATGTCGCCCTTCTTCGCCGCCGGCACGTAGGCCTGGGCGATGATGTAGCCGTCGCGGCCGATCGCCTCGATCATCTGGTTGAGGTTGGATTTGGCGGAATCGTCCAGCTTGAACACCCCCGACCCGCCGGACCCCTGCAGCGGCTTGAGGATGATGTTGTTCTTATGCGCCTTAGCGAAGGCCTTGATGTCGGATTCGTTCTTGGTGATCAGGGTTTCGGCGCGGGCTTCGGACGGGAAGCTCTGGAAATAGAGCTTGTTGATCGCCCGACCGAGGCTGTCGGGATCGTTGAGGACGATGACACCGCGCTTGGCGGCTTCGCGGCCGAACAGGATACCGACTTCCATCGCCCATGGCGTTTCGGAATCGATCGACGGATCGTTGCGCAACATCAGAACGTCGACTTCGGAAATGTCGACCGGCTCCAGCTTGCACTTGGGCGATTTCAGTTCCGCGAAAAACTCCTCGCGGTCCTTATACTTTTTCTGCGCCGGGAAACGGGCGTGGCCGCACAGGCTATCGTCGGGCTGAAGCACGAAATCGTGCGGCGTCATGTAACAGACGCGGTGGCCGCGCATGATCGCCTGATGCGCCAGGACAGTGGTGGTGTAGCCCGGATATTCACGTTCCAGGTCGTTGATGAAAAATG encodes:
- a CDS encoding DNA polymerase III subunit chi; this translates as MRVDFYQLGATPMEQVIASLSEKLLRDDERLLVVADDEAQLVRLDRLLWDQGPTSFLPHGLSGGADDARQPVLLSASADNANRARNLLIADGHWRDAALSFTRAFYLFDEDTIGEARKAWKALGTRDGVERHYWANEGGRWNEKASG
- the guaB gene encoding IMP dehydrogenase; this encodes MADLQNASDIPLGLTFDDVLLQPLESSVLPSQADTRTRLTREIPLNIPVLSSAMDTVTEADMAIALAQLGGIGVLHRNLSVEEQSAAVRAVKRFESGMVVNPITMRPDQKLAEALELMKTHRISGIPVVEQSGKLVGIVTNRDVRFAENMRQPISELMTRDNLATVRIGTSQEEAMRILHQRRIEKLLVVDDDSRCVGLITVKDIEKAVAAPNATKDAEGRLRVAAATTVGDKGFERSQALIDAGCDCIVIDTAHGHNIEVGKAVERVKAISNSVQVIAGNVATAEAARALAGAGADAIKVGIGPGSICTTRIVAGVGVPQLTAIIEASKAAAESGVPVIADGGIRTSGDIAKALAAGASTVMVGSLLAGTEEAPGETFLYQGRAYKSYRGMGSVGAMARGSADRYFQQDVADQLKLVPEGIEGQVPYKGPVREIVHQLVGGVKAAMGYTGAATIEDLQKRARFVRITNAGLSESHVHDVSITREAPNYPTR
- a CDS encoding glutathione synthetase, which produces MLIAFFINDLEREYPGYTTTVLAHQAIMRGHRVCYMTPHDFVLQPDDSLCGHARFPAQKKYKDREEFFAELKSPKCKLEPVDISEVDVLMLRNDPSIDSETPWAMEVGILFGREAAKRGVIVLNDPDSLGRAINKLYFQSFPSEARAETLITKNESDIKAFAKAHKNNIILKPLQGSGGSGVFKLDDSAKSNLNQMIEAIGRDGYIIAQAYVPAAKKGDIRLFLMNGVPLQIDGKYAALRRVASKDDIRSNIHAGGTAEAVEIGKTELKVAELIRPKLVADGMFLVGIDIVGDKILEVNVFSPGNLGSCSRLAGVDFSVPILEAMERKVEIAKDYSQAFDNRHLAVL